The proteins below are encoded in one region of Sporosarcina sp. FSL K6-1508:
- the ltrA gene encoding group II intron reverse transcriptase/maturase translates to MLMERILSRENLLSALKRVERNKGSHGVDEMPVQNLRKHILEHWESMKMELLEGTYKPQPVRRVEIPKPDGGVRLLGIPTVTDRLIQQAIAQVLTTLYDPTFSEHSYGFRPKRSAHGAIRKAKGYMQEGNRWVIDIDLEKFFDKVNHDRLMGTLSKRIEDKRLLKLIRNYLKSGIMINGIVTTNEEGTPQGGPLSPLLSNIVLDDLDKELEERGHKFVRYADDCNIYVKTKKAGNRVMGSVTSFIEGRLKLKVNLNKSAVDRPWKRKFLGFSFTLHKEPKVRIAKESMKRMKNKIREITSRKKPYPMDYRIKKLNQYLMGWCGYFALADTPSVFRAFDSWIRRRLRMCMWKNWKKPSTKVRKLIGLGAPKDKAYEWGNSRKSYWRISKSPVLHRTLGNSYWSSQGLKSLLSRYEILRHQS, encoded by the coding sequence ATGTTGATGGAACGAATACTGTCGCGTGAAAATCTGCTTTCTGCCCTGAAACGGGTAGAACGCAATAAAGGGAGCCATGGTGTAGATGAAATGCCCGTACAAAACCTACGAAAGCACATCTTGGAACACTGGGAATCCATGAAAATGGAACTTCTTGAGGGTACTTATAAGCCGCAACCTGTCCGCAGGGTCGAAATCCCGAAACCTGACGGTGGCGTGCGGTTATTAGGTATCCCTACCGTGACGGATCGTCTCATTCAGCAAGCCATTGCCCAAGTATTAACTACTTTGTATGATCCAACGTTTTCAGAACATAGCTATGGATTTCGACCAAAGCGAAGCGCCCACGGCGCAATAAGGAAAGCGAAAGGATATATGCAGGAAGGTAATCGGTGGGTAATCGATATAGACTTGGAGAAATTCTTTGACAAAGTGAACCATGACAGGTTAATGGGAACACTTTCGAAACGAATCGAAGACAAACGTCTGCTTAAGCTAATCCGTAACTATTTGAAATCAGGAATTATGATAAATGGTATCGTGACAACCAATGAGGAAGGTACGCCGCAAGGTGGCCCACTCAGTCCATTACTTTCCAATATTGTCCTTGATGATCTAGACAAAGAATTGGAGGAAAGAGGACATAAATTTGTCCGATACGCTGACGACTGCAACATCTATGTGAAAACAAAGAAAGCAGGAAATCGAGTCATGGGTTCTGTCACTTCGTTTATTGAAGGAAGGCTTAAGTTGAAAGTTAACCTGAATAAATCTGCGGTAGACCGCCCTTGGAAGAGGAAGTTTCTTGGATTCAGCTTTACTTTACATAAAGAACCAAAGGTTCGGATTGCCAAAGAAAGTATGAAACGGATGAAGAATAAAATCCGAGAGATAACCTCTAGGAAGAAACCCTATCCGATGGATTATCGAATCAAGAAACTAAATCAATACCTTATGGGGTGGTGCGGTTATTTTGCATTGGCGGATACGCCAAGCGTTTTCAGAGCTTTCGATTCATGGATTAGAAGAAGACTTCGAATGTGTATGTGGAAAAACTGGAAGAAACCAAGTACGAAGGTGAGGAAGCTCATTGGATTAGGTGCGCCGAAAGATAAGGCATACGAATGGGGTAACTCGCGTAAAAGTTACTGGAGAATTTCTAAAAGTCCTGTATTACATAGAACCCTCGGAAACTCCTATTGGAGTTCCCAAGGGCTCAAAAGTCTACTATCACGTTACGAAATTTTGCGTCATCAATCTTAA
- the clpP gene encoding ATP-dependent Clp endopeptidase proteolytic subunit ClpP: MNLIPTVIEQTSRGERAYDIYSRLLKDRIIMLGSGIDDNVANSIVAQLLFLEAEDPEKDISIYINSPGGSVTAGLAIFDTMQFIKPDIQTICMGMAASMGSFLLAAGTKGKRYALPNAEVMIHQPLGGAQGQATEIEIAAKHILFTREKLNLILAERTGQSVEVIARDTDRDNFMTAERAKEYGLIDHIITRSDMKDGAITKPESK, from the coding sequence ATGAATCTAATACCTACAGTAATTGAACAGACTAGCCGCGGTGAGCGTGCGTACGACATCTATTCACGTCTATTGAAAGACCGTATTATCATGCTTGGAAGTGGAATCGATGACAACGTTGCGAACTCTATCGTTGCTCAACTTCTATTTTTGGAAGCGGAAGATCCAGAAAAAGATATCTCTATTTACATTAATAGCCCAGGAGGAAGCGTCACCGCTGGATTAGCTATTTTTGACACAATGCAATTCATCAAACCAGACATTCAAACAATCTGTATGGGGATGGCTGCATCTATGGGATCCTTCCTATTAGCTGCAGGTACAAAAGGGAAACGTTATGCGCTTCCTAACGCAGAAGTAATGATTCACCAACCATTGGGCGGAGCACAAGGGCAAGCGACAGAAATTGAAATCGCTGCAAAACATATCCTTTTCACTCGTGAAAAACTAAACTTGATTCTTGCTGAGCGTACTGGCCAATCGGTTGAAGTAATTGCGAGGGATACGGACCGCGACAACTTCATGACAGCTGAACGTGCGAAAGAATATGGTTTAATTGACCATATTATTACACGCAGTGACATGAAAGACGGAGCTATTACTAAACCTGAATCTAAATAA
- the gap gene encoding type I glyceraldehyde-3-phosphate dehydrogenase gives MTLKIAINGFGRIGRKVFREALKQEDIEIVAVNDLTDAAMLAHLLKYDSVHGVFDAEVSSDNDTLIVDGKKVRVYAEKDPAALPWGKLGVDVVVESTGVFADRAGLSKHLEAGAKKVILSSPAKGDVTTLVMGVNHESYDPATDNIVSNASCTTNCLAPVVKVLHDQFGVKRGLMTTIHSYTNDQRILDLPHSDYRRARAAAENMIPTTTGAASAVTKVIPELKGKLDGMAVRVPTPNVSLVDFVAELEKDVTIADVNNALKNAAENELKGFLAYNELPLVSKDYNGNTSSSTVDGLSTMVLENNMVKVISWYDNESAYSARCIDLALYMYRTGL, from the coding sequence ATGACTTTGAAAATTGCAATTAACGGATTTGGACGGATTGGACGTAAGGTATTCCGCGAAGCTTTGAAACAAGAGGATATTGAAATCGTGGCGGTAAACGATTTAACGGATGCGGCAATGCTTGCACATCTTTTGAAGTATGACTCTGTACATGGTGTATTTGACGCAGAAGTCAGTTCGGATAATGACACGCTTATTGTCGATGGCAAAAAAGTGAGAGTATATGCAGAAAAAGATCCAGCAGCGCTACCATGGGGCAAACTTGGGGTTGACGTTGTCGTCGAGTCGACAGGCGTATTTGCTGACAGAGCTGGATTGAGCAAACACCTTGAAGCGGGTGCGAAAAAAGTTATCTTGTCATCACCGGCAAAAGGCGATGTCACGACACTTGTAATGGGAGTTAACCACGAATCATACGATCCGGCAACTGATAACATCGTATCGAATGCATCATGTACGACAAATTGTCTTGCGCCTGTTGTAAAAGTACTTCACGATCAATTCGGCGTAAAACGCGGTCTAATGACAACAATTCACTCGTACACAAATGACCAACGCATCTTGGATTTACCGCATTCGGATTACAGACGTGCTCGTGCAGCTGCAGAAAACATGATTCCAACTACGACTGGCGCAGCTTCAGCTGTAACGAAAGTTATTCCTGAACTGAAAGGCAAACTTGACGGTATGGCTGTCCGCGTTCCAACACCAAACGTTTCACTTGTTGACTTTGTCGCTGAACTTGAGAAAGATGTGACAATTGCTGATGTGAACAATGCATTGAAAAACGCGGCTGAAAATGAGCTAAAAGGGTTCTTAGCTTATAATGAACTACCACTCGTATCGAAAGATTACAACGGAAATACTTCATCTTCTACTGTAGATGGCCTTTCAACAATGGTCCTTGAAAACAACATGGTGAAAGTAATTTCTTGGTATGACAATGAATCAGCTTACTCTGCACGTTGTATTGATTTGGCACTTTACATGTACCGTACAGGCTTGTAA
- a CDS encoding sugar-binding transcriptional regulator gives MDDLMEAQRKLVPEMMELMQQRYRILKFVKMAGPIGRRPLGQMAGLSERETRTVMDLLRGQNLIQIAKDGASITTEGLTVLLALEPSMEDWSGRASIAKKLSESLGIQSVKVVAGNCDTDTISKSLLAMEAAKQFSTKIGEGKIVAVTGGSTIASIPLHIEKFNDANNLLFIAARGGVGDDIGLQANVIAASFAAACGGTYSTFYYPESLSEEAHEAFRKEPSVLKMLQLYETTDCVLHGIGDAQTMAVLRNSSPEEQHMIQNNGAKGEAFGYYFDSEGNVVHRLRTVGVQTGHLEKIPLIISVAGGSSKAEAILAYMASAPKQTILITDEGAATEMLKILVNK, from the coding sequence TTGGACGATTTGATGGAGGCACAAAGGAAGCTCGTTCCAGAAATGATGGAGTTAATGCAACAAAGATATCGAATATTAAAGTTTGTAAAAATGGCTGGTCCGATTGGGAGACGTCCACTTGGTCAGATGGCTGGTTTATCAGAGCGAGAAACTCGAACGGTGATGGATTTGCTGCGAGGACAGAACCTTATCCAAATTGCGAAAGACGGCGCTTCAATTACCACTGAAGGGCTAACTGTCTTACTTGCACTTGAGCCTTCAATGGAAGACTGGTCAGGCCGCGCGTCGATTGCCAAGAAGCTGAGTGAGTCTCTAGGAATTCAATCAGTCAAAGTTGTTGCAGGTAACTGTGATACCGATACAATTTCAAAAAGTTTGCTCGCCATGGAAGCAGCTAAACAATTCTCCACTAAAATTGGCGAAGGTAAAATAGTCGCCGTCACTGGTGGAAGTACAATCGCATCGATACCGCTTCATATCGAAAAATTTAACGATGCGAATAACTTATTGTTTATCGCCGCTAGAGGCGGTGTTGGTGACGATATTGGATTGCAGGCAAATGTCATTGCAGCTTCATTCGCCGCAGCATGTGGTGGTACGTACAGTACATTTTATTATCCCGAGTCATTAAGTGAAGAAGCGCATGAAGCGTTTCGAAAAGAACCATCTGTTTTGAAAATGCTTCAACTTTACGAAACGACAGACTGTGTCCTTCATGGAATTGGCGACGCACAAACGATGGCCGTCTTACGTAACTCATCGCCAGAAGAGCAACATATGATTCAAAATAATGGGGCTAAAGGCGAAGCATTCGGTTACTATTTCGACTCCGAGGGGAATGTCGTTCATAGGTTACGGACTGTCGGAGTTCAGACTGGCCATCTTGAGAAGATTCCACTCATCATTTCGGTTGCGGGTGGAAGCAGTAAAGCCGAAGCTATCTTGGCCTATATGGCAAGTGCGCCGAAACAGACGATTTTAATAACGGACGAAGGTGCAGCAACTGAAATGCTGAAAATACTCGTTAATAAATAA
- the rapZ gene encoding RNase adapter RapZ: protein MTEIETPNSDVELVIITGMSGAGKTVAMQSFEDLGFYCIDNLPPELLVTFLDLMMKSENRMRRIAAVMDTRGGDLFDSLIGALDNLLRMEGVVTRILFLDSDDATLVRRYKETRRSHPLSGGGMPLAGIKKERLLLSEMKGRARSIYNTSGLKPRALREKIMSEFSSKGDSGFTVNFISFGFKHGMPIDADVVFDIRFLPNPFYIEELKPKTGLDKEVYDYVLKWSDTQILIEKLTDLFKFLIPQYKNEGKSQVVIAFGCTGGQHRSVTLAEFFGARFKDEYRTFITHRDTEKRKD, encoded by the coding sequence ATGACGGAAATTGAGACACCGAATAGCGATGTTGAACTAGTCATCATTACAGGGATGTCAGGCGCGGGCAAAACAGTTGCTATGCAAAGCTTCGAAGACCTCGGCTTCTATTGTATCGATAATCTGCCTCCGGAGTTGTTAGTCACATTTCTTGATTTGATGATGAAATCGGAGAATCGGATGAGAAGGATTGCAGCTGTCATGGATACGCGGGGAGGCGACCTTTTCGATTCGCTAATTGGAGCACTAGACAATCTGTTGCGTATGGAAGGTGTAGTGACTCGGATTTTGTTTCTCGATTCTGACGATGCGACACTTGTCAGGCGCTATAAAGAGACAAGACGGTCCCATCCGCTTTCCGGTGGCGGTATGCCATTGGCGGGCATAAAGAAAGAACGACTGCTACTGTCAGAGATGAAAGGCCGTGCACGCTCAATCTATAATACCTCCGGACTTAAACCGAGAGCATTGCGGGAGAAAATCATGTCCGAGTTTTCATCCAAAGGTGATTCAGGTTTTACAGTGAACTTCATATCCTTCGGTTTTAAACACGGAATGCCGATTGATGCAGATGTCGTATTTGATATTCGATTTTTGCCAAACCCCTTCTATATCGAAGAATTAAAACCGAAAACTGGCCTGGACAAGGAAGTTTACGATTATGTGCTTAAGTGGAGTGACACGCAAATTCTTATCGAAAAGTTAACGGATTTGTTCAAGTTTCTTATCCCCCAATATAAAAATGAGGGTAAGTCGCAAGTTGTCATAGCGTTCGGTTGTACCGGCGGGCAACATAGATCCGTAACACTCGCTGAATTTTTCGGAGCACGTTTCAAAGATGAATACCGAACTTTCATTACCCATAGGGATACTGAAAAAAGAAAGGATTGA
- a CDS encoding gluconeogenesis factor YvcK family protein, whose product MPQSENVKKVVVFGGGTGLSTLLRGLKSHSVDLTAVVTVADDGGSSGRLLDEYDIPPPGDIRKVMAALSDVEPLIEKMFEYRFSTSEDLKGHSLGNLILAAMTDITGDFASAVEKMSRVLNIKGKVLPAANQRITLHAELEDGTIVTGESKIPVYGHKIRRVYVSPQEVEPLPETLKVIKAADLIIFGPGSLYTSILPTILVQAIREAVLACDAKKVYISNLTTQAGETYRYTASEHVKALYDHAGEAFIDTVLLNGPEIPPLTKGVDWIGPPWLVENDLETLQHLVPHIVVKDISKIVDGNLIHDSEKVAKWLMEYMENS is encoded by the coding sequence ATGCCGCAATCGGAGAATGTTAAAAAAGTCGTCGTCTTCGGTGGCGGAACCGGACTGTCTACGTTACTACGCGGGTTGAAATCGCACTCTGTCGACTTGACTGCAGTTGTCACTGTAGCTGACGACGGAGGCAGTTCTGGAAGGCTCCTTGATGAATATGATATCCCGCCCCCCGGTGATATTCGCAAAGTGATGGCAGCGCTTTCAGATGTGGAACCGCTAATTGAAAAAATGTTTGAATACCGCTTTTCAACTTCGGAGGATTTGAAAGGCCATTCACTTGGGAATCTAATCCTAGCGGCAATGACGGATATTACAGGCGATTTCGCAAGTGCCGTAGAGAAAATGAGCCGTGTTCTGAACATTAAAGGGAAAGTGTTGCCTGCTGCAAACCAGCGAATCACATTGCATGCGGAACTGGAAGACGGTACAATCGTGACGGGCGAATCGAAAATTCCTGTTTACGGGCATAAAATACGGAGAGTGTACGTATCGCCGCAAGAAGTGGAACCGTTACCTGAAACACTTAAGGTCATAAAAGCCGCGGATCTCATCATTTTTGGACCAGGCAGTTTATATACAAGCATTTTGCCAACCATACTTGTTCAGGCAATTCGTGAAGCAGTATTAGCATGCGATGCAAAAAAGGTGTACATTAGCAACTTAACCACGCAAGCTGGTGAAACATACCGCTATACAGCTTCGGAGCATGTCAAAGCATTATACGATCATGCTGGAGAAGCATTCATTGATACGGTATTATTGAACGGACCAGAAATTCCTCCATTGACTAAAGGTGTAGACTGGATAGGGCCTCCTTGGCTTGTCGAAAATGATTTGGAAACGTTGCAACATCTTGTGCCTCATATCGTAGTAAAAGATATAAGTAAGATTGTCGACGGAAACCTGATACATGACTCCGAAAAAGTCGCTAAATGGCTCATGGAATATATGGAGAATAGCTAA
- a CDS encoding NUDIX hydrolase — translation MQRIVNLLVVKDNHVLLLKKPRRDWYVAPGGKMDPGESILETAVREFTEETGAVPIDPSLKGVYTMVIMDENGENVKNEWMLHTFIAFDLAGEPFETTTEGVLEWHPVDSLQTLPMAEGDRTNLLFAVSRPGIQYGTFFYTEEFKLLKEKIQNPAEGDNQ, via the coding sequence ATGCAAAGAATCGTAAATTTACTTGTAGTAAAAGATAATCATGTTTTATTATTAAAAAAACCTCGTCGTGACTGGTATGTAGCGCCGGGTGGGAAAATGGATCCTGGTGAATCGATTTTAGAGACGGCAGTCAGGGAATTTACAGAGGAAACCGGTGCTGTTCCGATTGATCCTTCTCTGAAAGGCGTTTACACGATGGTGATCATGGATGAAAATGGAGAGAATGTGAAAAACGAGTGGATGCTCCACACATTCATAGCTTTTGACTTGGCTGGAGAACCGTTTGAAACGACTACTGAAGGGGTGTTGGAATGGCATCCTGTCGACAGCTTACAGACACTTCCTATGGCCGAAGGAGATCGTACGAACTTACTGTTTGCAGTATCTCGCCCAGGTATTCAATATGGCACTTTCTTTTATACGGAAGAATTTAAGCTGTTGAAAGAAAAAATTCAGAACCCTGCGGAAGGTGATAATCAATGA
- a CDS encoding glutaredoxin family protein → MHVTFYTKPGCHLCDEAESMMKLVQEDFPLTWTKVDIETDDESHEKYMLMIPVIEKDNTVLLYGSIGYVDILALF, encoded by the coding sequence GTGCATGTAACATTTTATACAAAGCCGGGTTGTCATCTTTGTGATGAAGCGGAATCAATGATGAAACTTGTTCAAGAGGATTTTCCGCTTACATGGACTAAAGTGGATATAGAAACAGATGATGAAAGTCATGAAAAATATATGTTAATGATTCCTGTCATCGAAAAAGATAATACAGTATTGCTTTACGGCTCAATTGGCTATGTAGACATCCTCGCTTTATTCTGA
- the trxB gene encoding thioredoxin-disulfide reductase, whose product MTTEKIYDVIIIGAGPAGMTAAVYTSRGNLSTLMLERGIPGGQMANTEEIENYPGFEHILGPDLSTKMFDHAKKFGAEYAYGDVTDVIDGEMYKTIVVGDKEYKARAIIITTGAEYKKMGIPGEAELTGRGVSYCAVCDGAFFRKKELVVVGGGDSAVEEGAYLTRFADKVTIVHRRDELRAQKILQDRAFANSKIEFIWNSSVKEVNAENGKVGSVTLVSTVDGSERVFETDGMFVYIGMDPLTAPFAKLGILDENGYIATNEIMETSVPGIYAAGDVREKLLRQVVTATGDGSIAAQAVQKYVEELMEKLGAEA is encoded by the coding sequence ATGACAACTGAAAAAATCTATGATGTCATAATTATTGGTGCCGGCCCTGCGGGGATGACGGCTGCTGTCTATACATCTCGCGGTAATCTTTCAACGCTAATGCTTGAACGAGGAATTCCGGGTGGACAAATGGCGAATACGGAAGAGATTGAAAACTATCCTGGATTTGAACATATATTAGGTCCGGATCTTTCTACAAAAATGTTCGATCATGCCAAAAAGTTTGGTGCAGAATATGCGTATGGCGATGTAACTGACGTTATTGACGGCGAAATGTACAAGACGATTGTCGTCGGAGACAAAGAATATAAAGCACGTGCGATCATTATTACGACAGGTGCCGAATACAAGAAGATGGGTATTCCGGGAGAGGCTGAACTTACTGGCCGTGGCGTCAGCTATTGTGCAGTGTGTGACGGTGCATTCTTCCGTAAGAAAGAACTCGTTGTTGTAGGTGGCGGTGATTCTGCAGTAGAAGAAGGAGCCTATTTGACGCGATTTGCGGATAAGGTGACAATCGTTCATCGCCGTGATGAATTGCGTGCGCAAAAAATCCTTCAAGATCGTGCATTTGCAAACAGTAAAATTGAATTCATCTGGAATTCCTCTGTCAAAGAAGTAAACGCTGAAAACGGAAAAGTTGGTTCAGTTACACTTGTTTCAACTGTCGACGGTTCGGAAAGAGTGTTTGAAACGGATGGCATGTTTGTTTATATCGGAATGGATCCGTTAACAGCTCCGTTTGCTAAACTTGGAATTCTTGACGAAAACGGTTATATTGCAACAAATGAAATCATGGAAACATCCGTACCTGGTATTTATGCCGCAGGCGATGTACGTGAGAAGTTATTGCGTCAAGTTGTGACAGCTACAGGAGACGGCAGTATCGCTGCACAGGCCGTACAGAAATACGTTGAAGAGTTAATGGAGAAATTAGGCGCAGAGGCTTAA
- a CDS encoding LemA family protein, producing MKKILGPIAVIVIILAVLAMILVPSYNKFVNLEEDVDQAYAQVENQLQRRLDLIPNLVSTVKGFASHEKEIISDIADSRARLAGAAGPEEQAAANTELSGALSRLLVVVENYPDLKANENFTKLMDELAGTENRLGVARKDYNDEVAKFNRQVKRFPGKIVASIFGYDEKEYFKADAAANQAPEVDFGDGKE from the coding sequence ATGAAAAAGATTTTAGGACCGATTGCGGTAATCGTAATCATACTTGCAGTTTTGGCTATGATATTAGTTCCGAGTTACAATAAATTTGTGAATCTTGAAGAAGATGTGGATCAGGCCTATGCGCAAGTTGAAAACCAACTACAAAGAAGACTGGATTTAATTCCGAACTTGGTAAGTACGGTAAAAGGTTTCGCAAGTCATGAAAAAGAGATTATCAGTGACATTGCGGATTCTCGTGCAAGACTTGCAGGAGCAGCCGGACCGGAAGAACAAGCAGCAGCGAATACTGAATTGTCCGGAGCACTCAGCCGCCTTCTCGTAGTGGTCGAAAATTATCCTGATTTAAAAGCAAATGAAAATTTCACTAAATTAATGGATGAACTTGCTGGAACTGAAAATCGTTTAGGTGTTGCACGTAAAGATTACAATGATGAAGTAGCTAAATTCAATAGACAAGTGAAAAGATTTCCTGGAAAAATCGTAGCCTCTATTTTTGGCTATGACGAAAAAGAATATTTTAAAGCCGATGCAGCTGCAAATCAAGCACCTGAAGTCGATTTTGGAGATGGCAAAGAATGA
- a CDS encoding HPr family phosphocarrier protein, translating into MAERTVEVKLKSGLQARQAALFVQEANRFMSDLFLKKEERQVNAKSIMGIMSLAIARGTTITLIAEGNDEEQALESLATLVGNEN; encoded by the coding sequence ATGGCAGAACGAACAGTTGAAGTGAAGTTGAAATCAGGATTGCAAGCAAGGCAAGCCGCGCTTTTTGTTCAAGAAGCAAATAGGTTCATGTCTGATCTATTCTTGAAAAAAGAGGAACGCCAAGTAAATGCGAAAAGTATAATGGGAATCATGAGTCTTGCCATTGCACGTGGCACTACGATTACACTCATCGCCGAAGGAAATGACGAGGAACAAGCACTAGAATCACTAGCAACCCTCGTTGGAAATGAAAATTAA
- the whiA gene encoding DNA-binding protein WhiA — protein MSFASETKKEMTQIEADDCCIKAEVAAFIRMNGALSFSNKQLSLDVQTENAAIARRLYSNLKRLYPYKVELLVRKKMRLKKNNVYICRIRGGAKALLEDLLILTGTFQFKNEISKELVKKRCCQRAYLRGAFLAGGSVNNPETSSYHLEIFSIYKEHSEALVDLMNKYHLNAKSIERKKGYIAYLKEAEKISDFLSIVGAHVSLMKFEDVRIIRDMRNSVNRLVNCETANLNKTIGAAQRQVENIKFIDNTIGLGELPERLQEIARLRVENQDITLKELGELVSGGTVSKSGVNHRLRKIEEIAENLRSGGIGSR, from the coding sequence ATGTCTTTTGCTTCAGAAACAAAAAAAGAAATGACACAGATAGAAGCGGATGACTGTTGCATAAAAGCAGAGGTGGCGGCATTCATTAGAATGAATGGAGCACTTTCCTTTTCCAACAAACAGTTAAGTCTTGACGTACAAACTGAAAATGCTGCAATTGCCAGACGCCTTTATTCGAATCTGAAACGGTTATACCCCTATAAGGTAGAGCTGCTTGTTCGAAAAAAGATGCGTTTGAAAAAAAACAATGTGTATATTTGCCGGATTCGGGGCGGAGCAAAGGCACTCCTTGAAGACCTGTTAATTCTGACAGGAACATTTCAATTTAAAAATGAAATTTCAAAGGAATTGGTTAAAAAGAGATGTTGCCAACGTGCTTATTTACGGGGAGCTTTTCTTGCCGGAGGGTCAGTGAATAATCCGGAAACGTCTTCGTATCATCTTGAAATCTTTTCAATATATAAGGAACATAGCGAAGCCCTCGTGGATCTGATGAATAAATATCATTTGAATGCAAAGTCGATTGAGCGGAAAAAAGGATATATCGCATATTTGAAAGAAGCAGAAAAAATTTCAGATTTTCTTAGTATTGTAGGTGCGCACGTCTCCTTAATGAAGTTTGAAGATGTAAGAATTATAAGGGATATGCGTAATAGTGTGAACCGACTTGTGAATTGTGAAACTGCGAATCTGAATAAAACAATTGGGGCTGCACAGCGCCAAGTTGAAAATATAAAGTTTATTGATAATACAATTGGGCTTGGTGAATTACCAGAAAGACTCCAAGAAATTGCGAGACTGCGTGTAGAAAATCAGGATATTACACTGAAGGAACTTGGTGAATTGGTTTCAGGCGGAACGGTAAGTAAATCTGGAGTTAATCATCGTTTAAGAAAAATTGAAGAAATTGCGGAAAATCTTCGCAGTGGAGGAATCGGCAGTCGGTAA
- a CDS encoding TPM domain-containing protein, translating into MIRKAVCFLAMTCLIFFMSFNGMAFAADVPAPTGSSIYVQDFSNILSPEQKGELTRYGMQLDDATTAQLAVLIMPTIGDEAVEEFAVKALREYGLGTKEADNGALLVVTTEKVEGKEGSRKIFLTTGYGLEGALPDGKVGSIIDNLAIPYLKQERPDMAIMETYKAFYNEIAAEYNWDGEVAPIQMPDSQKNNSEFGIPFPVLIFIAIYIIFRVMGKGGRGGGGGSGGRRRGGPIFFPGSFGGGSGGFGGGGFGGGGGGFRGGGGGSGGGGGAGRSW; encoded by the coding sequence ATGATTCGAAAAGCTGTCTGCTTCCTTGCGATGACATGTTTGATTTTCTTCATGTCATTTAATGGAATGGCGTTTGCGGCTGACGTCCCCGCTCCGACTGGAAGCAGTATCTATGTCCAAGACTTTTCAAATATCCTAAGCCCTGAACAAAAGGGAGAGCTTACGCGGTACGGAATGCAACTGGATGATGCCACAACAGCTCAACTTGCTGTGCTAATTATGCCTACGATTGGTGATGAAGCGGTTGAAGAATTTGCTGTAAAAGCATTGCGGGAATATGGGTTAGGAACAAAGGAAGCGGATAACGGCGCATTGCTTGTTGTGACAACTGAAAAGGTTGAGGGGAAAGAAGGCTCGCGAAAGATCTTTCTTACAACGGGCTATGGGTTAGAAGGGGCTCTCCCAGATGGTAAAGTGGGGAGCATCATTGATAATCTGGCGATTCCCTACTTAAAACAAGAAAGACCTGACATGGCTATTATGGAAACATATAAGGCGTTTTACAACGAGATCGCGGCTGAATATAACTGGGATGGTGAAGTCGCACCAATTCAGATGCCCGACTCCCAAAAAAATAACTCTGAATTCGGAATACCTTTTCCGGTTCTCATATTCATCGCAATTTATATAATCTTCCGCGTGATGGGTAAAGGGGGCCGTGGCGGAGGCGGAGGCTCAGGTGGAAGGCGGCGCGGCGGACCAATCTTCTTCCCCGGTTCCTTTGGTGGCGGAAGCGGTGGATTCGGTGGTGGCGGATTTGGCGGCGGAGGCGGCGGTTTCCGAGGTGGCGGTGGCGGTTCCGGTGGTGGAGGCGGAGCAGGCCGAAGCTGGTAA